The DNA window GTCGGTGATGCCCTGCTGACACGGCAGACAGacgtgtgcacatgcagtggCTCTAGGGAGAACAGCAACAAGAAAaaagtgtgcgcgcgcgcgaaaGGGCCTTTTGTACGGGTTGTGCTAAATTGTGCTCATGTGGACCGGTCTGATAGCGACGTGTGCTGAGGCGCGAGGAAGAGAGAATTAGACGAAGTGTGAAGACAGTTTGAACTGAGCAGTGCAGCCAAACCCCACTGGCAAGCCAGGAAAGGAAACCGAGGAGAAGAAtgtgatgaggaggatgatAAAGACGACTCGAGTCAGATGTCTGAGAAGAAGAGTTTGTAGTGTATAAATTATCTGAGAGCATTATGTGAGCGAGAAAGTGAGGAAACTGGGAGTGTGTTATGTAAAAGggagaatgacacacacacacctgacgcagtgcagtgctgtcacgtgtgtgtgcacgtgtgcctAGTCCAAACTGTGCTTGGGATGACCGTCTTGGACGTAGGAACGTATAACCCTCGCTCGTAGACAGTTCTGGAGGACTGTGCGTGACCTTTATTCTGCGTTTGCGCTGTTGTAGTTCCGTCGGCTCTGTAAGGGCCGAGCGGAGATCTGTGGCCCGCCAGCAGCCCCTAGTCCCTTCCTGTCAGAGCTGTGACCTTTTGCTGTGGACCTGCAGGACTACATAGATGCGCACCCGGAGACCATCGTGCTGGATCCTCTCCCAGCCATCAGAACGCTGCTGGACCGATGCAAGTCCTATCAGCTTGTCCACCGAATAGAGAGCTGCATgcaaggtatgtgtgtgtgtgtgtgtctgtctgtgttgtgtaatataaataatttcattgtattattattctattttttaGAGATAAGACATGAAATCTGAATCTTTAGAAGTTTATTTGTTCTGGAAAGAGTTTTCAGAACTTTAATAATGAATGCAAGCTTCACTTGTGAGCCGTAAACAGAAGATGGGGAAACATTTAGAAAAGCTGAGGCAGATGTTAAATATGAGCGCTGTCACCATACCTATACTGGAGCATGACTCAAAGCCATGTACgcatgtgtctgagtctcaaaggcttgcaacaaaaacattttacagaatGAGGACACCCTGCTCTTACACAGACCGCTGcgctgtgggtgtgggtgtgtgtgggtgtttgtgtctaTATTTGTCAgggtgtgcttttttttgtgtgtgttttggttttttttggggtgcaCCCAGACATGACAGATGGTTATGTAACCAAATCATCTGTAAGCCCTTCAGTCTCTGCTCTCTTCCATTTATGCCTCCCCATAATTCATACATTATATAACGTAATTGGCTTCTGTGTGCCTTTACATAGCTGGGACAGACCCACGGTGTAAGATAACAATAGCCTGGAGGTTAATGGTCGAGGGAAATAAGTTGTAACTGTCTGATGGTACAAACCAGACAAGCTACAGactgcagtgtctgcagtgttaCTGTGGGGCCCCGCACAAGTAAGTGTTACAAAATACTTTTgtcataaaaaaagaaaaaggcatttATTTGCAAATAGTGGAATAAGGTTTTTAATGTGGCTCAGAGTAAAACAGCGTCTTCATATCTGCACCTGGAAATAAATGTCTTGTCATGGAACGAATATTGAAAACATTATTCATCAGTGATTTCAGACTGAGGGGCTGCTGGACTACAGAGAAATATAAAAGGTACATTAATAAGGAAGTTTGCTTTTAACAGTGATGGCTGTTTGTTTGAGAAACTAGTAGTACAGGACCCAGTCCACCAGTCCCTGTAAAGACCTAAAGACCACTTTGAGAGACAACCATACAGCTAAGGGCAGATTACAAGCATTTCAGAGTCAGGAGTCTTGCTCTTTAAAATCTAGTCAGTTTGGGCCTGTGCAAATGCGTGCATGCGTGACTGCACAGGCGGAGTGTTTAGTGGTGAAACATGGAAGCCCATTTGAGACTTGACCAGATACAAACACAATCCACCATTACCTCAGAATGGAGAATGCCTGTGCTTGTTGCcttcgtacacacacacacacacacacacacacacacacacacacacacacacacacacacacacacacacacacacgctggacTTGTCACGCCAGCTGTGTCACAATGAGAGGCTCTTTGCTGTGATTAGTGGCActccacagagagaggggaaaaagagagagggagaaagggtgtgggaggaatggagagagggagagagagagagggagagaaggagagagggatggggtgggggagcTTAGTCCACCTCCACGTGACTCAATCTcacctctgttctctctgcctAAACGTCGTCCATTCCTGCCCCCTGCCCGACCTCTGGAGCATCACTCAGCCTTCTGGAAGGCTTTCTCCTCTTGTGTTTGTCGTTCCCGTGCCGGGCTCCCGCGGCCTGTGCAGACGGCAGAGGGAGGGAAGCTTTAAAAGGCCAGGCCTCGTGCTCGGATGTTGTCAGCATCCAGATCCCTCGCTTCTGTTCAGCAGAGAACTatgcatgaacacatgaatTTATAGAGGTCACATTTCACAGAAAGAAAGTActattactaattattattataaatgaataaagtgCAATTTAAAATTCATAAATCGGCCGTTTCTAAGCATGTAAACTAAAGCTAAGGGATGCTCTGTGTTCATGTGAGATCTCTGCCAGTAGTGGATGTGGTGGATGTGTCAGTGGAAGCAGCCAGTTCCATTGGCTAGTTCCCTTCATTCACATCTCAGGGGCTTAACCGTTCAAGCTTTGAACATGCGGGCTAGTTTACTTGCTTTGAATAATTAGGTTTCATTGTAATGCATGTGGAATGTAAGCTAAACTGAATTCTCCATCCGTTTATTTACAAGGTATTTTTGTTTATGGCATGAATAAATGATTTTGCATCTAGCGTTTACGATGTGTCATTTTCTGCATAAAATACTGTCCAGGATTTCTCTCTGTGGAGGGTCTGTTTATATGGTGCGTTCCTGTAACTTGCGCGTTTTGATAGCGTTGGTTTGGCACTTGCTTATACAGTGTTCTCGCTTAACTTTATCGCCCTGTAACTTGCTAAAagatttgcctttttttcatttttgctttgttcatCCTCGTTGTGCAGCAAAATGTACCTCTGAGTAGACTAGGTGCATATTAGGCACTCAGCGCCTTAAAGGTCAGAGGTTGTATTAAGACGGCCATCCAAGCCTGGACTTTTGCAGGCTTGAGTAGACTCAGGGCTCCCCCCAGAGCGTCCGCCATCAACCAGCCTTCCCAAACATGCTGGAAACCTTCCACAAACGTCCCATAAACGTCTCCGCTGGCTCCTGCAGGTCTGCACAGCTCTGGAAGTGTTTAGACAGAGCCCAAGATTGATCCTGGACACTCACGGTTTGAGTCCCAAGCAGGAGGGCACGTTGACCTGCTCGCGGTGGCTTCCCTCATTCACTTTACTTTCATCCATGTATTTATAGCTTCAGTTTACCTCCAGTTGTACGATGGAATATCCATTTCCAGAGACTCCTCCTCTTAACAGTCATCAAATGTGCAAAATCTTGTAATAGAAGTTTTATCGTATTTAGGGTTGTTCGACACCCTTTAAATCGCTTTTATTGACTAACACATCAggacttttatatatttagtggTTTTGCTGTGCCGATGTTGGTAGAACGCTGGAATTTTAGacattttaccttttaaacagctgttttgAATTTCCTTTAAGAAGCAGGGTTCTGGGTCCTTAACGTAATACCGGGCTGTTGGGTAATGCCAGTAAATCTGTTATGTGTCTGAGTTACTTTACCAGAAGACACAACATTATTATAAGAAGCCCACACTAGACTATAAGAGCCAGTACCACCAGTACTTGCAAAACGTGTCCCTCTTTAAAAGAATAGTGTGTTATCGCTGCCCTTGGCTAGAATGAAAGGCTTTATGCAAGCTTCCTTTAACAGAGGCAGAGGATATATGTGTGAGCTCTGATAAGAACACTGCACTCCTTTCATGGTTTCAACACTACAGGATCTCTGGTGGGGTGGTGATACCATCACTTAGAAGTGTAGCAACCAGCTCAGCTGAACAGGAAGTGTGGGCTTGCCTTCTCTAGCCAGCTAACGTCAGGTTTAGTGCTGACCCCGACCCCTCCAATCTCCGCTGCCCGTCTTTCCACTCGGACCCTGTAATACGGATCCCTGTGCAAAGCGAGCTTCATGGAAGCGGTGCACAGCTGGTCCACCGCCGTCGGGACTCCGCGGAGAACAGCCATGCCGAGACCTCAGAGCTGTTGCATGCTCGGCTTACCAAACTCCAACAGGCTGGCAAGTCTCGACAAGCGGAGGTTGAAGGAATGCTTTGAGCAAAAGTCTCATTTGCATAGTTTTCCACTTACCCCAAATCCAGAGGATTAATTCAGGACGGCTTTATCGGTTTTCACTCTTGGTATTCTAGAGTTCTAGAGAATTCTAGAAGTATCGCGAGTTCACGGCCTGGGTAAAAACGGCGAGTAGTGAGACCAAGTGCTTCATTGTTAAACCAGATATCACATATTTTTGGCTTGTATTCTATGCACCTTTCCTTCTGTGTGACTCCTGGTGGTGATCTATTCTAAagctttttatatatttaacaggCCGTTTAGCCTGTGCAGCGCTTATATCGGTGTGATGAAACTGCTCCTTACCCAACACCTCTGCTGTGAGACTGCCAGCTCCCAAGACactcagcttgtgtgtgtgaagatatcCATGCCCTGTAACAAACACTGATAAACTTTCATGCTCTTTGGCACCGTAAGAGTGCTGTGTCGTCCTAGCGCTCCGATCGGACGTTTCGACGGCCCCAGGTCGTCAAAGGCAAGGCGGTTTTTCTCCTGGGACCGAACCCCTGGCTGCCGCTCATTCACAGATGTCCGCATTCCTGTTTTTCTGCCCGTGCTGGCCAGTGAGAGCGCGGCGTTGTCGGACAAAGCCTCGGACTGTTGGCTCGAGTTTCACCGGCGGCCAGCGGGCAGCTTGCACATAATGCAAGGGGCAGCCGCCTCCCCTGCCTGGCCCCTGTTTCTGTGGGGCCGGTGCAGATGGGGACCCGAACGAGACCAGCGAATGAGCAGCTTTTCAGAACAGGCTGCTGCTTGCTGGGTTATGGCGGGTGACAAGGGGCCACAGGTGTAACAGTACCACAGAATTAATGTGCTTCACACATCAGAAACTCACGATCAGTGTGATATCAGGACATTGAAGAGCTCGTCACTTAAGCTACATAATATTTAAGGTTCTCAACATCTGCTTCTTTCTCTGTTGCTTCATGTCTTCTTATCACCCCactgtcttttttctctctctctctccctcccccccttcccccccccccccccctctctctctctctctagatgaGAGGATCTGCTCTCCCCCATTCATGGTGCTGAACAGTGAGTGTGGGCCAGACACACTGGAACAGATCGCCCAGCATGGTCTTACATTCCCCTTCAGTAAgtccctcctcttcctgttgGGAAAAGCCAAAGGAAGTAAAACCCCATTATACCTTAATGCAGGCTTAGTCACCATTTTCCAAGTTGCATGTTGGTTATGGGGTTTCCTTCACTAGCAAAGGCTGAAAGAATGTGGCAGTGGGACGGATTCCCTGCGCTCCGGAGAACAGTTTAGCCTCAGGCTGCCTCACTAAGCTCCTTTTGGACGTTGCTGCAAGCAGCTGGAGAATATCTTGGTGTTTTTGGTAGTGAAGTCAGGCTCCTGGACTTTCTCCTGCCTCTTCTGTTATTGTTCGGAAGCTCACAGTGTCTTTCTTCGTCCCTCAGTTTGTAAAACGCGGGTGGCACACGGAACCAACTCCCATGAGGTACGACGGCATCACAGTTTACTCAGTATCTCTCTCATCTGTGTCCACTCACCACGGGTTGCCAAATATTTATGGTCTCACTCACCGACTCCTACCACGGGGGCCAAACGTAAACCTGACCGTGGCCGGTCGGCCTGTGCTGAGGGAGTTCACGTTCTGCTTGAATACTGAATATTCAGTAGCTTATGAATATTCTATTTTGTcttaatgaatattttatttttgtttgtctgctgcTTGTACTTTGCTGTATGGGCCCTCTGTTCTCGCTGTGCAGATGGCGATCATCTTTAGTGCCGAGGACCTGAAGGGCGTCAAGCCCCCGTGTGTGATCCAGAGCTTCATAAACCACAACGCTGTGCTCTACAAGGTGTTTGTGGTGGGCGAGTCCTACACCGTGGTGGAGAGACCGTCCCTCAAGAACTTCCCGTCAGGCCCAGCCGGTGAGTCCTCGGCGTTGCCCAGTGGTATGCGGTCTGCCGTTCTGCTCGTACACGGCACTTTGGAACCGCTGGTGCACAAGTGTGCAAAAGGGCCAGAAGTCTGGTTAGCTGCTGCTGGCATTCAGATGTGCCGTCTAGGTTTGCAAACCACAAAAATCACACTTCAGGCACAAATTTTGTACATTGTCCGCTGTCCGGAACTGTGTAGGGCGACAGGTTTTTGAAAGCTGATCTGGGAAATGTTTTAGTGAATGTGTTTTACCCTCAACTGAACAATCCAGCTTTCTGTAGCTTTTTGGGTTGTTTGTACTGTACACCAGCCATGGGATTGAGACAGGAGGCTGTGAAAATGGTATAATACAAAaaatctatattattattattattattatcatcatcgtcgtcatcatTATCTCAATAGCAAGGCTATAGTTGTTAAGTTCAAAGAACTGCCCTGTACCGGCATTTTGGCAAGTACATTTCAAACATCACCATGAACTGGGGCTAGCAAGCCTGTTTTTACCATTTCCAGACGTTCTCCTGTTTGAGTCTCCCAGCAGTAATGGAAGTGTGGCTGGTGTTCTCTCGTTTCTACTCCGTCAACACGAGCCTTGCCTGAGTTCAGGAATCAGCCACCTGCCTTCTGCAGAGGACAGTCTATTTGCGTATGCTTTTGTACGCGCCATCATGCAAAGCAGCTGCAGACGAGTAGACGCGGTCGCTGTTGCGCAGACTTCTAGAGGTCAGCACGGTGCTAACTGTTCCGCGCCACGCTGTAGCTCAGGGACgaggaagagaaaaacaccACTGAGCAGATAAATGAGTTGACTTTCTAAAGCGCCGTGCTTCTTTGGCATGCCAAGTATTGTACTCGGCTTTCCTGCTGTTCACAGGAGGTGTAAAGAATAAATTTGGTCAGTTAACAGTGGCTGGGAGTTTTGGCTTCAGTGATGCCTTCCTGTGATAAGAGATGCACACATGTGTTTGTAGAAAAAGTACGGCACTTTTGgatgtcgctctggataagcgcgcctgccaaatgttgtaaatgtattaaagctaataatttgttctttttcttgagcaatgaaagtgttttcaacataaaaactaaacatgaaaaggtgtgtgtgtgtgtgtgtgtgtgtgtgtgtgtgtgtgtgtgtgtgtgtctctgcttcATCACTGTGCCATAGAGTAGGCAGCAAAAGTTGAATTCAGATGGTTATGAGCAAGGACATGTCCATGTTTCCAGTCTTAATACAAAGCCTTTCTTAAATCTGTATGCATGTTGTTATACTTTCTAATCGACCTTCCATCGTTCTAGTGTCTGTATGCTTGCAAATACCAGCATCCTCTTGGCAAGGCCGCCTatcctgtctctgtgtgtgcccACCCACGCGATCCTGTCGCCCTCAGCTGTTAGCCTctgctgccaccttgtggtctTTCTGCAAACttacactcccactcacacctGACATTCAGGGAAAGAGGCTTTCTTTGAGCATCCACTAATTCAGCCATGTCTGTCTTCTCTCAGAGAGAAAAGCTATTTTCTTCAACAGCCATAATGTGTCCAAGCCAGAATCATCGTCAGACCTTACCTCTGTAAGTCCCAGAGAAACTGCACTTAAAACAAGAAAgtagaaaacaaataaagtagATTGTGGTTATTTAGAGTTACTAAATTACTGAGGAAATAACACAATTTTTAAAGTGTAAGGTTTGTGTGTAGGCGATTCGAAATATCCCTTCCTGCTTCTGTTTTTACGTAGCGAGATAACGTAGAGGGCGTTTCCCAGCCACCTAGTGATGACGTCATCAGGAAGCTGTGTAGATCTCTGCGTCAGGCTTTGGGGGTTTCACTCTTCGGCATcgacatcatcatcaacaaccaGACGGGCCAACATGCGGTGATCGACATCAATGCATTCCCTGGTTTGTGCTTTTCACATTCACGTCGATTTTCAGGTGCAGGATTGGCGAGTAGTAGTGTATTTTAAACACTGCCTTGCTGTGTAGCATTTTTATTCGCAGGGATAATGCGAGCCTAACTCTGGCAGCGAATCTTAGGCACTCCTGGTGTTTAAGATAATTTGGAATGTTGGTGTTTTGTAATAGTTTTGGAATACTCCTGATGTGTTAAAGGTGTTTCCCAGTCAcccagtgatgatgtcatcagagAACTGTCCATATCTCTGGGCCAGGATCTGAGCACGTCCTGTAATTTAGGCTGCGTCACAGCATTTAGCTTGAGCCCTGTCAGGTGTCCGTCCCAGCGCTGTACAGGGTGTGCCTGGACGCTAGCCCCAGTGTTCAGACATTCATACTGCCTGAACA is part of the Electrophorus electricus isolate fEleEle1 chromosome 13, fEleEle1.pri, whole genome shotgun sequence genome and encodes:
- the itpk1b gene encoding inositol-tetrakisphosphate 1-kinase; its protein translation is MQTFLKGRRVGYWLSEKKMKKLNFLAFADLCRKRGIDVVQLDLSQALEEQGPLDVIIHKLTDLILEADQNDSQAQLLVQGVQDYIDAHPETIVLDPLPAIRTLLDRCKSYQLVHRIESCMQDERICSPPFMVLNSECGPDTLEQIAQHGLTFPFICKTRVAHGTNSHEMAIIFSAEDLKGVKPPCVIQSFINHNAVLYKVFVVGESYTVVERPSLKNFPSGPAERKAIFFNSHNVSKPESSSDLTSRDNVEGVSQPPSDDVIRKLCRSLRQALGVSLFGIDIIINNQTGQHAVIDINAFPGYEGVPEFFTDLLNHITSVLQGQSSTDCPALPSAPLASGQLTAPGSGERSCTPSQECCSVRGKECDSSSPWIVEGEGGLKGPCQRLGCNPAISPNFQQHCVASIATKASSQ